A window of the Zeugodacus cucurbitae isolate PBARC_wt_2022May chromosome 4, idZeuCucr1.2, whole genome shotgun sequence genome harbors these coding sequences:
- the LOC105211556 gene encoding uncharacterized protein LOC105211556 — translation MCSMEIFRYKNCSFEILNSFPTQGLKRTGIFETKMKFITSVLLALAVFGVVIANDNDDICYKNTETPCDCKLKHPCKARFSVIIPDMRNQYNDCEEKGGIIQTECKEDMLACTTVTMDTCYIKQDVSIVNPIQTYFQHPLVI, via the exons ATGTGCTCCATGGAAATATTTCGCTATAAAAACTGTTCGTTTGAAATTCTCAACTCATTCCCAACGCAAGGTCTGAAAAGAACTGgcatatttgaaacaaaaatgaaattcatCACTTCAGTACTTTTGG CATTGGCAGTATTTGGTGTGGTAATTGCTAACGATAACGATGATATATGTTACAAGAATACTGAGACTCCGTGCGATTGTAAACTTAAACATCCTTGCAAAGCTAGATTTTCTGTGATAATACCAGACATGAGAAATCAGTATAACGATTGTGAGGAAAAAGGAG GTATAATTCAGACTGAATGTAAGGAAGACATGTTAGCATGCACAACAGTTACAATGGACACATGCTACATCAAACAGGACGTTAGTATTGTTAATCCGATTCAAACGTATTTTCAACACCCCCTcgtcatataa